Below is a genomic region from Henckelia pumila isolate YLH828 chromosome 3, ASM3356847v2, whole genome shotgun sequence.
GTAAGATGATTTTTTCTTCATTGTGCAAGAAGACATCACTAATAAAATTTTTTCCTAAAACAGATGTGTCGATGAGCTTGAAACTCAGTTATCGAAGCATGGGAGTCTGAAGAAACTTTACTTCTACCATCAGCATCTCACCACCGTAAGTATGCTGTATGTCAATATACAAGTCCTTTAAGATCAGCATATGTAGCTTTCATTTGACTTATTCGGTATTATAGGTTTTTCGTAACACCATGTTTGGGCCTGAAGGTCGTCCGCAACATTGCTGTGCCTGGCTTGGTGTTGCTAGCACTTTTCCAGAATGTGCAGCTGCAGTTATTCCAGAAGAGGTATTGATTAACAACTTCGTAGGCTTAATTTCTCACTGTTGTGGAAATCATAGTTTGCGAACCATACTTTGAATTGTCTTAGATTCATACTGTGCGCTCTTACCAGATGGAGGGTAAAAGATAAGTTTATCAACGTGAAAATTTTGAACTTTTTAGTAGGGCATGATTTGTggcaaattttaagtttcaataTGGATTCTGACCTCTAGATTACCTACTTCCAACTAATGACAAGGAGCACCTCCCTGCTTTCGGCTCGCTCAGGGTGGAGAATTGGACATCATATTTGATATTCTATCTGGTGTAATTTTTGCAAATGCAATTGTTTTTAACCTAAAATGCCTTCAACTGTTTGGGTGGTGGTTGTGCTACAATGGTTGTTGCTGccttcaacttttttttttgaaagttcAACTTTTGGGTTTCAGTTGACTAAAATCGGCCGTGATGCTGTTCTATATGTTGAATCCCTTATTGAATCCATCATGGGAGGATTGGAAGGTTTGATAAATATTCTTGACTCAGAAGGAGGATTTGGATCTCTGGAGATGCAGGTAGGTCATCTTCTCCATGCTGCCAGGATTTGGCTCAAGTTTTAGCTGGGTATATTTTTGGACTAACTGTAAGGAATTTCAGCTTCTTCCAGACCAAGCAGCAAATCTCATGAATTTGACATCCAGATTGCCGGCAAAATCTCCAAAAGCTTCATATGGTTTTCATTTGCCAGGATACGAGAGCTATCCTGAAAATAATAATGCTATCAAAATGTGATTTTCCTACGTACCCTGCCCTGGAAATATATGTTTGTCACATTTATTGCTCTCGTTTGACTGACTAACTGGTTGGATGATAGGTTGGAAGCTGCAATCCAACGGTTGACAAATCTATGCTCAGTATTGAATGACATGGAGCCCATCTGCGTTCTGAACCATGTTTTTGTTCTTCGGGAGGTAAACGACTGctataatttttctaaattgcTCATTTTATGCCGATGCTTAATATCCTGCTCAATGATAAATGTAAAGTTAGAAGATGGATGAGATTGTAAACCGTTGGATAATTCAGCTTGTCAGCTTGAGAGAAGTTCTGAATCTGACCTCTGCTGCTGCTGGATAATTCAAATGTCAAAACCTCAACTACTTTGTTTGGTTAGTTCAAATTTTATCTCAAGTTTAATTATTATGATGCAGTACATGAGAGAATGCATCCTGGGGAATTTCAAAAGGCGGCTGCTCACTGTGCTGAAAACTGATACTGATCTGCAGCGGCCTTCTGTCTTAGAATCACTTATTCACAGACATACCTCGATCGTCCACCTAGCAGAACAACATGTCAGTATGGACCTCACACAGGGTATTCGTGAAATTCTCCTCACAGAAACCTATGCTGGTCCGGTTTCTTCATTACACTTGTTTGAGAAACCTGCAGAGCAGCTGACTGGGTTGGCTACTGAAGCTGTGTGCGGTTGGTATATCGATAACATTATTAAGGATGTATCTGGTGCTGGCATACTCTTTACACCGATTCATGGATGCTTCAAGAGTACAAGGCCTGTTGGTGGATATTTTGCAGAGTCAGTGACGGATGTTAAGGAATTGAAAGCCTTTGTTCGCACCTTTGGTAGCTATGGAGTTGACAGATTGGACAGGATGCTTAAAGAGCATACAGCTGCACTTCTAAATTGCATCGACACATCACTGAGGGTGAATCGTGAAATTTTGGAGGCGGTAGCTGGGAGTATGCATTCTGGTGATAGGATTGACACAGAAGCAAATATTAAGCAGATTGTTGATATGGACACGATGGTTAAGTTCTGTATTCAGGCAGGGCAGGCCATCACTTTTGATTCTCTTTTAGCAGAAGCTTCGGGTGTTGTGCTTGAAGAAGGTGCACCTTTAATATATTCGTTGCTAGCAGGTTCTGCTAAGCATTTGCCTTCTGAAATACctgaaaagaaagaaataagGAGGATGCGAAGGGTCGCAAACACTGTAAACATAGTTGGTGATCATGATTCCAAATGGATTATATCAATATTAGAGGATGTTGGGGGGGCAAGTGATGGTTCATGGAGCTTGTTGCCATATTTGTTTGCAGCATTTATGACTTCTACTATTTGGGACACTACTACCTTCAATGTAGGCACTGGAGGCTTCAGCAACAATGTTCACTGTTTGGCCAGGTCCACATAAATTCACTGTTGTGATTTGAAAAGCATTATTATAAGATTAAAAATGCATGAAGTTTTGTCATCTGCCTGTCTCAGTTAACGTTTGAAGTTGTGAGAAGCATTTTTTGCATGGTGTATGACCGAAGATATGTTCAAATGAATTGTGTGATTTTTATTCTTTGTGTGTACATTGAGAATAGTTTTGATTGTTAAATTTGTCCTCTAAATGTCCTTTATCAGGTGCATTTGTGCTGTGATTGTGGGTAGTGAATTTGTCAGACTTGAAAGAGAATATGAACAGAATCAATCACTTTCAAATGGCCATGCCGGCGAAACGTTGAATCCTGCAGCACAAAACTATTTATCAATAGAAGCAAACATAAAGTCGGTAATGCAGCTCTTCATAAAGTTCTGTGCGGGTATCATTTTGGATACCTGGAGTGAAAGCAATAGGTGAGTTCATAATCTCAACATGAGAGGCAGAAGCTATATCATTTCAAGTTTTGGTTGCCTCGCGTAGAGATATTTGCAGTTATGAGTAATTATCACTAATCGGATTAAGAAATCATCATCATTTGATGTTATGAAGTATCTTCAAATTTTCGCAATACCAAAACTTTTGTAGTTGATTCTTTCTTGtgactttttatttatttattttttatttttggttgcATGGTATTGCTTATAAACTTGAACGTCTgctcaatatttgaataggtctCATCTTGTTGCGAAGCTCATCTTTCTTGATCAAATATGTGAAATGTCGACGTACCTGCCGAGGAGTGCATTGGAATCTCATATACCGTATGCCATTCTCCGTTCACTCTATAACCAATACTATTCAAATTCTGCCACTCCTCTCGCATTATTGAGTGCATCTCCTCATCATTCTCCTGCTATGTCACTGGTGCATGCATCTCCATCAATGAGGCAGCCCCGTAGCGATGCTTCGCATTCTAGCGCCCACGATTCCGGTTATTTCAAGGTTACATCAGCTCATAATCATGATGATTCCGATCTTTTCCATGCAAGAAACATGGACCACAAACAGAGGAATGCCAGGCGGTCTGGGCCCTTGGACTACAGTTTAAGTCGGAAGACGAAATTTGTAGAAGGATCAGCGTCAGCCAGCACTGGTCCTAGTCCGTTACCAAGATTTGCAGTGTCAAGGTCTGGTCCCATATCATACAAATGAGACAAGAATACTAAATTCATGAAGAAAATGTATGTTTCTCCGGCAAACTCCAGTTGTAAAGTCGAGTTTCCCGGCAACTCCAATTGTAAAGTTGATCTTCTAGAGAAAAGTGTTTTTATACATGACGATTATATATTATCTGAGAAATAATATCAACTTAGTGGGTGTTCTGGACACAATTCTTTATTTTTGCAATGAAATTCTGTGGCGTTTCtatgttgtctttatattgCAGCTAAATTTACATCACTTAGAGCATCTCCAACCCAACACAAGCTACTGTTGCACCATGCAACACTGTAGCGTTcaagttttttttgtttatttgtttgttttcatttattaattaataattataattgttacgcttttgttttatttatttaattattgtaaTTTGTTTAACGTCatgtattttaagtttaataatgattttcttacaataatttcattatttttttttcgtaAATTTAaccttttatttaaattaaatttatctattaaattaaataaattaaggtataaaaaaattatacataccatgtcattttaaaatttattatataaatttcttaaagtaatattttttaaaatttaattagtaatttaaattaattaattgtttaaacCATTGTcattatagaaattaattaaatatataattaatttattgatatttaattatgttaataaatattttctggAATAAATTATtagttttaaataaaataataaggaATATTATGAGAATATTTCTTTTAGTGTAGAGTTTAATGTTGATGATTTGAAGATAAGTTTTGTATTTGGTGTAGAAATTGCACTATCTTGAAATTAGTGTTGCGCTAAAATAACGAAAAAGGTTTGTTGATGACCTTATATCACATTTTAAacatgtaaataaataaataaataaatatatatatagaaatatatatatcttttataTTATATTCTATCTTCTATTATTATTAAGTTTGAGACATAGATAATACCTACTTTTATGT
It encodes:
- the LOC140886187 gene encoding protein NAP1 isoform X1; this encodes MAKSRPHFPSEEVLSSAQAAVRSREWEGPARWTEYLGPELASRNKNRDESATPQSSSGSTLKGFNMQWVYQLTHVAEGLMSKLYRLNQILDYPDSVGHVYSEAFWKAGVFPNQPKIGILLDKKFPEHHSKLQLERVDKFALDAMCDSAELHLQSLEPWIQLLLDLLAFREQALRLILDLSSTVITLLPHQNSLILHAFMDLFCSFVRVNLLSEKVPRKMILQMYNLLYSMARNDRDCDFYHSRLTQFVDSYDPPLKGLHEDLNFVSPRIGEVLEAVGPVIFLSTDTRKLRNEGFLSPFHPRYPDILTNSAHPMRAQDLANVTSYREWVLFGYLVCPDELLRVTSIDIALVVLKENLVLTIFRDEYILLHEEYQSYVLPRILESKKIAKSGRTKQKEADLEYSVAKQVEKMISEVHEQALNSCDAIHRERRILLKQEIGRMVLFFTDQPSLLAPNIQMVFSALAFAQSEVLWYFQHVGVASSKSKAARVVPVETDPNDPTIGFLLDGMDHLCCLARKYIAAIRGYALSYLSSSAGRIRFLMGTPGMVALDLDATLKGLFHRIVQHLENIPKPQGENISAITCDLSELRKEWLSVLMIVTSARSSINIRHLEKATVSTGKEGLLSEGNAAYNWSRCVDELETQLSKHGSLKKLYFYHQHLTTVFRNTMFGPEGRPQHCCAWLGVASTFPECAAAVIPEELTKIGRDAVLYVESLIESIMGGLEGLINILDSEGGFGSLEMQLLPDQAANLMNLTSRLPAKSPKASYGFHLPGYESYPENNNAIKMLEAAIQRLTNLCSVLNDMEPICVLNHVFVLREYMRECILGNFKRRLLTVLKTDTDLQRPSVLESLIHRHTSIVHLAEQHVSMDLTQGIREILLTETYAGPVSSLHLFEKPAEQLTGLATEAVCGWYIDNIIKDVSGAGILFTPIHGCFKSTRPVGGYFAESVTDVKELKAFVRTFGSYGVDRLDRMLKEHTAALLNCIDTSLRVNREILEAVAGSMHSGDRIDTEANIKQIVDMDTMVKFCIQAGQAITFDSLLAEASGVVLEEGAPLIYSLLAGSAKHLPSEIPEKKEIRRMRRVANTVNIVGDHDSKWIISILEDVGGASDGSWSLLPYLFAAFMTSTIWDTTTFNVGTGGFSNNVHCLARCICAVIVGSEFVRLEREYEQNQSLSNGHAGETLNPAAQNYLSIEANIKSVMQLFIKFCAGIILDTWSESNRSHLVAKLIFLDQICEMSTYLPRSALESHIPYAILRSLYNQYYSNSATPLALLSASPHHSPAMSLVHASPSMRQPRSDASHSSAHDSGYFKVTSAHNHDDSDLFHARNMDHKQRNARRSGPLDYSLSRKTKFVEGSASASTGPSPLPRFAVSRSGPISYK
- the LOC140886187 gene encoding protein NAP1 isoform X3, whose product is MAKSRPHFPSEEVLSSAQAAVRSREWEGPARWTEYLGPELASRNKNRDESATPQSSSGSTLKGFNMQWVYQLTHVAEGLMSKLYRLNQILDYPDSVGHVYSEAFWKAGVFPNQPKIGILLDKKFPEHHSKLQLERVDKFALDAMCDSAELHLQSLEPWIQLLLDLLAFREQALRLILDLSSTVITLLNSLILHAFMDLFCSFVRVNLLSEKVPRKMILQMYNLLYSMARNDRDCDFYHSRLTQFVDSYDPPLKGLHEDLNFVSPRIGEVLEAVGPVIFLSTDTRKLRNEGFLSPFHPRYPDILTNSAHPMRAQDLANVTSYREWVLFGYLVCPDELLRVTSIDIALVVLKENLVLTIFRDEYILLHEEYQSYVLPRILESKKIAKSGRTKQKEADLEYSVAKQVEKMISEVHEQALNSCDAIHRERRILLKQEIGRMVLFFTDQPSLLAPNIQMVFSALAFAQSEVLWYFQHVGVASSKSKAARVVPVETDPNDPTIGFLLDGMDHLCCLARKYIAAIRGYALSYLSSSAGRIRFLMGTPGMVALDLDATLKGLFHRIVQHLENIPKPQGENISAITCDLSELRKEWLSVLMIVTSARSSINIRHLEKATVSTGKEGLLSEGNAAYNWSRCVDELETQLSKHGSLKKLYFYHQHLTTVFRNTMFGPEGRPQHCCAWLGVASTFPECAAAVIPEELTKIGRDAVLYVESLIESIMGGLEGLINILDSEGGFGSLEMQLLPDQAANLMNLTSRLPAKSPKASYGFHLPGYESYPENNNAIKMLEAAIQRLTNLCSVLNDMEPICVLNHVFVLREYMRECILGNFKRRLLTVLKTDTDLQRPSVLESLIHRHTSIVHLAEQHVSMDLTQGIREILLTETYAGPVSSLHLFEKPAEQLTGLATEAVCGWYIDNIIKDVSGAGILFTPIHGCFKSTRPVGGYFAESVTDVKELKAFVRTFGSYGVDRLDRMLKEHTAALLNCIDTSLRVNREILEAVAGSMHSGDRIDTEANIKQIVDMDTMVKFCIQAGQAITFDSLLAEASGVVLEEGAPLIYSLLAGSAKHLPSEIPEKKEIRRMRRVANTVNIVGDHDSKWIISILEDVGGASDGSWSLLPYLFAAFMTSTIWDTTTFNVGTGGFSNNVHCLARCICAVIVGSEFVRLEREYEQNQSLSNGHAGETLNPAAQNYLSIEANIKSVMQLFIKFCAGIILDTWSESNRSHLVAKLIFLDQICEMSTYLPRSALESHIPYAILRSLYNQYYSNSATPLALLSASPHHSPAMSLVHASPSMRQPRSDASHSSAHDSGYFKVTSAHNHDDSDLFHARNMDHKQRNARRSGPLDYSLSRKTKFVEGSASASTGPSPLPRFAVSRSGPISYK
- the LOC140886187 gene encoding protein NAP1 isoform X2, which encodes MAKSRPHFPSEEVLSSAQAAVRSREWEGPARWTEYLGPELASRNKNRDESATPQSSSGSTLKGFNMQWVYQLTHVAEGLMSKLYRLNQILDYPDSVGHVYSEAFWKAGVFPNQPKIGILLDKKFPEHHSKLQLERVDKFALDAMCDSAELHLQSLEPWIQLLLDLLAFREQALRLILDLSSTVITLLPHQNSLILHAFMDLFCSFVRVNLLSEKVPRKMILQMYNLLYSMARNDRDCDFYHRLTQFVDSYDPPLKGLHEDLNFVSPRIGEVLEAVGPVIFLSTDTRKLRNEGFLSPFHPRYPDILTNSAHPMRAQDLANVTSYREWVLFGYLVCPDELLRVTSIDIALVVLKENLVLTIFRDEYILLHEEYQSYVLPRILESKKIAKSGRTKQKEADLEYSVAKQVEKMISEVHEQALNSCDAIHRERRILLKQEIGRMVLFFTDQPSLLAPNIQMVFSALAFAQSEVLWYFQHVGVASSKSKAARVVPVETDPNDPTIGFLLDGMDHLCCLARKYIAAIRGYALSYLSSSAGRIRFLMGTPGMVALDLDATLKGLFHRIVQHLENIPKPQGENISAITCDLSELRKEWLSVLMIVTSARSSINIRHLEKATVSTGKEGLLSEGNAAYNWSRCVDELETQLSKHGSLKKLYFYHQHLTTVFRNTMFGPEGRPQHCCAWLGVASTFPECAAAVIPEELTKIGRDAVLYVESLIESIMGGLEGLINILDSEGGFGSLEMQLLPDQAANLMNLTSRLPAKSPKASYGFHLPGYESYPENNNAIKMLEAAIQRLTNLCSVLNDMEPICVLNHVFVLREYMRECILGNFKRRLLTVLKTDTDLQRPSVLESLIHRHTSIVHLAEQHVSMDLTQGIREILLTETYAGPVSSLHLFEKPAEQLTGLATEAVCGWYIDNIIKDVSGAGILFTPIHGCFKSTRPVGGYFAESVTDVKELKAFVRTFGSYGVDRLDRMLKEHTAALLNCIDTSLRVNREILEAVAGSMHSGDRIDTEANIKQIVDMDTMVKFCIQAGQAITFDSLLAEASGVVLEEGAPLIYSLLAGSAKHLPSEIPEKKEIRRMRRVANTVNIVGDHDSKWIISILEDVGGASDGSWSLLPYLFAAFMTSTIWDTTTFNVGTGGFSNNVHCLARCICAVIVGSEFVRLEREYEQNQSLSNGHAGETLNPAAQNYLSIEANIKSVMQLFIKFCAGIILDTWSESNRSHLVAKLIFLDQICEMSTYLPRSALESHIPYAILRSLYNQYYSNSATPLALLSASPHHSPAMSLVHASPSMRQPRSDASHSSAHDSGYFKVTSAHNHDDSDLFHARNMDHKQRNARRSGPLDYSLSRKTKFVEGSASASTGPSPLPRFAVSRSGPISYK